In Uranotaenia lowii strain MFRU-FL chromosome 2, ASM2978415v1, whole genome shotgun sequence, one genomic interval encodes:
- the LOC129746223 gene encoding voltage-dependent calcium channel subunit alpha-2/delta-3, with protein sequence MGARVGNPSIRKWLMLSIALFLLWMKLPDQSANATVQTEIMSKWGDHFGEELWELAETMTKASEITQKYKAHNARVEHKDGTSLIKSIVENASRMLTRKMDAIKCIINQAETLSEQFEFNDTIADNFTYYSSKYSNIDGRPEPEIPETLLENIWMYRNMSLNPDTHFFDISVNTSYSSVHVPQNVYDRYPWVLEALQWSEELDDVFKQNYKSDPALSWQYFGSSTGLLRHYPALEWNRDVVDTFDCRKRSWYIETATCSKDIVILLDNSGSMTGYRNYIAQLTVKSVLDTFSNNDFINIYKYSNDVEPLIPCFSDILVQATPENIRFFNDYVKELQPDGYANVKKGFIKAFELLQYYRELRRCNESRSGCNQAIMLITDGVPSNITEVFEQYNWYENGTKIPVRVFTYLLGREVTKVREIQWMACLNRGHYSHIQSLDEVQEEVLKYVTVIAMPLVLQKEEHPPTWTHAFTDTAENLLTDLDDDEPPRLMIAVGAPAFDRKAQNNNDTVTARLLGVAGTDIPVEDLDELTLPYKLGVNGYSFIVSNNGYVLMHPDLRPVYKGRLKENYNSVDLTEIEQVLNNLTDANDESLTGREENPLMEELRQELVLSNFGKMLKVPVRFHYDQMRRVSLEYQDYYFAPLNTTPFSLGLALPHDYGNTWIKVGDEIKRNQHMGQNISDFFVGENWKVHPEWVYCKYHYLEGHEFKTPEDELRHFLVRLYEPNWKWSQQYEPEPDDMEKDGLDEPNCGRKTLDDDAYYCNKELVQLLVFDAKVTNNSYREWEFKNDRERKIIDMYNATLRFVATMSGLTRWQFIFGEVEVESDNEFGDFHKKAIDETWYRSAILQHKIDPKSFVYSVPHATDDPEDTELKVTASMAIFPRDGGLEAPGCVTGFQFSQELMFERFMEITSKTTCDGCIETCASESRDCYVIDNNGYVVLSESSNDTGRFFGEVEGAVMQSMVDNELFYMITVFDLQGLCDEEKVVENAALSIMHPLKLLLLGIEWLMTEFLITLSKFDFWVHGIPSSDFYDSDYDDPDYEDLGRPRKPKKPMVDEEEEYFSRPKEIKTEIVYKTCDKKSNLYVMQQDKFIKGDGFIYESMPANPMELLHRPYFAKRIPRSNLLMIIVENEYPSDRVILSAAPQVINHNITEGLPCVKTRLNFLPRRRLEECFTEHANEKLVAQCGDASRPLIQLTVVISSLVSLLLYRCAQTLVQF encoded by the exons tatgtcGAAATGGGGTGACCACTTTGGCGAAGAACTGTGGGAATTAGCCGAAACGATGACCAAAGCTAGCGAAATTACTCAG AAATACAAAGCCCACAACGCCCGCGTCGAGCACAAGGACGGTACCAGCTTGATCAAATCGATCGTCGAAAATGCGAGCCGGATGTTGACACGCAAAATGGACGCCATCAAATGTATCATAAACCAAGCGGAAACGCTTTCGGAACAGTTCGAGTTCAACGACACCATTGCCGATAACTTTACTTATTATTCGAGTAAATATTCTAAT ATCGATGGTCGTCCCGAGCCGGAAATTCCGGAAACCCTGCTGGAAAACATCTGGATGTATCGAAATATGTCTCTTAACCCGGACACCCACTTCTTCGACATCTCAGTGAATACATCGTACAGCTCGGTCCACGTGCCGCAGAATGTGTACGATCGTTATCCGTGGGTTCTGGAGGCGCTGCAGTGGTCCGAAGAACTGGATGATGTTTTCAAGCAGAACTATAAATCCGACCCGGCACTGTCTTGGCAATATTTCGGTTCCTCGACCGGGCTGCTGAGGCATTATCCGGCCTTGGAGTGGAACCGAGATGTTGTCGATACGTTCGATTGCCGCAAGCGGTCCTGGTACATCGAGACGGCAACCTGCTCCAAGGATATTGTTATTCTGCTCGATAATTCTGGGTCGATGACCGGTTATCGAAACTATATAGCTCAATTGACCGTTAAAAGCGTGCTGGATACGTTTTCCAACAACGATTTTATTAACATTTACAAGTACTCCAATGACGTGGAGCCGCTGATTCCTTGTTTTTCG GACATTTTGGTACAAGCTACTCCGGAGAACATTCGGTTCTTCAACGACTACGTAAAGGAATTGCAACCGGATGGTTATgcaaatgtgaaaaaggggtttATAAAGGCGTTCGAGCTGCTGCAATAT tACCGAGAGCTACGTCGCTGTAACGAGTCGAGAAGTGGTTGCAACCAGGCCATCATGCTAATCACGGATGGCGTCCCAAGCAATATAACCGAGGTATTCGAGCAGTACAATTGGTACGAGAACGGAACCAAGATCCCGGTGCGAGTTTTCACCTATCTGCTGGGTCGTGAAGTGACCAAGGTACGTGAGATCCAGTGGATGGCTTGCCTGAATCGCGGTCACTATTCGCACATCCAATCGCTGGATGAGGTTCAGGAAGAGGTGCTGAAGTACGTCACTGTGATAGCCATGCCTTTGGTACTACAGAAAGAAGAACATCCTCCCACGTGGACGCACGCTTTCACGGATACGGCGGAAAATCTTTTAACGGATCTTGACGACGATGAGCCTCCACGGTTGATGATAGCTGTGGGGGCGCCGGCATTCGATAGGAAAGCCCAAAACAATAACGACACGGTCACGGCGAGGTTACTTGGGGTTGCTGGTACGGATATTCCGGTTGAAGATTTGGACGAGCTCACGCTTCCGTATAAGCTGGGTGTTAACGGGTATTCGTTCATTGTAAGTAACAACGGCTATGTGCTAATGCATCCCGATTTACGACCAGTTTACAAAGGTCGTCTCAAAGAGAACTACAACAGTGTAGATCTGACTGAAATCGAGCAAGTGTTGAATAATTTGACCGATGCAAACGACGAGTCTTTGACTGGTCGAGAGGAGAACCCTTTGATGGAAGAACTGCGTCAAGAGCTGGTATTGTCAAATTTCGGAAAGATGCTTAAGGTTCCGGTGAGATTCCATTACGATCAGATGCGAAGAGTATCGCTGGAATACCAAGACTACTATTTCGCTCCTCTGAATACTACCCCATTCTCGTTGGGCCTCGCGCTTCCTCACGATTACGGCAATACTTGGATCAAGGTGGGAGATGAAATCAAACGAAACCAGCACATGGGACAGAACATTTCTGACTTCTTCGTTGGAGAAAACTGGAAGGTTCATCCCGAATG GGTCTATTGCAAGTATCACTACCTCGAAGGTCATGAGTTCAAAACACCTGAAGACGAGCTCCGCCACTTTTTGGTTCGTCTGTATGAACCCAACTGGAAGTGGTCCCAGCAATACGAACCGGAGCCGGACGATATGGAAAAGGACGGTCTCGATGAAC cGAATTGTGGAAGAAAGACGCTCGACGACGATGCCTATTACTGCAACAAAGAATTAGTTCAACTGTTGGTGTTCGATGCGAAAGTTACTAATAACAGCTACCGAGAGTGGGAGTTCAAGAACGATCGCGAACGTAAGATCATCGATATGTACAATGCTACGTTAAGATTCGTGGCAACCATGAGTGGGTTGACGAGATGGCAGTTCATCTTCGGTGAAGTGGAAGTTGAATCGGATAACGAGTTTGGTGATTTCCACAAGAAGGCCATTGACGAGACTTGGTATCGTTCGGCGATTTTGCAGCACAAGATCGATCCAAAAAGTTTCGTTTATTCGGTTCCTCATGCTACGGATGATCCTGAAGATACGGAACTGAAGGTTACCGCTTCGATGGCTATCTTCCCTAGGGATGGGGGTCTGGAGGCTCCGGGTTGCGTGACAGGATTCCAATTCTCCCAGGAACTGATGTTTGAGCGATTCATGGAGATTACCTCGAAAACAACG TGTGACGGCTGCATCGAAACGTGTGCCTCGGAATCTCGCGACTGTTATGTGATAGACAATAACGGGTATGTCGTGCTGTCCGAATCATCAAACGATACGGGTAGATTCTTCGGAGAAGTTGAGGGAGCCGTCATGCAGTCCATGGTTGACAATGAACTGTTTTACATGATAACGGTATTTGATCTCCAGGGTCTTTGCGATGAAGAGAAGGTTGTAGAAAACGCTGCTCTCTCAATCATGCAT CCACTGAAACTGTTGTTGCTTGGTATCGAATGGTTGATGACGGAATTTTTGATAACGTTatcaaaattcgacttctggGTTCACGGAATTCCAAGTTCTGATTTTTACGACT CCGATTACGACGATCCTGATTACGAGGATTTGGGACGTCCACGAAAACCAAAGAAGCCAATGGTCGACGAGGAAGAAGAATACTTCAGTCGTCCGAAAGAAATCAAAACGGAAATTGTCTACAAAACCTGTGATAAAAAATCCAACCTTTATGTGATGCAGCAGGATAAATTCATCAAGGGCGATGGATTTATCTATGAATCGATGCCTGCGAATCCAATGGA GTTGCTGCACCGGCCGTACTTTGCGAAGCGCATTCCCCGATCGAATCTATTGATGATTATCGTGGAGAATGAGTATCCCTCGGATCGGGTGATCCTGTCAGCGGCGCCACAGGTTATCAACCACAACATCACCGAGGGGTTGCCGTGCGTCAAAACGCGGCTCAACTTTTTGCCCCGCCGACGGCTGGAGGAGTGCTTCACTGAGCATGCGAAC GAAAAACTGGTTGCTCAATGTGGCGACGCCTCCAGGCCGCTTATCCAACTGACTGTGGTGATATCGTCTCTAGTATCACTGTTGTTATATCGATGTGCCCAAACATTAgtccaattttaa